The DNA region CTCCGGGCAGGTGGCGGCGCAGCAGCTCTTCGATCATCTCCCGGTGCCTCGATGATAAGTGCAGTTTTTCAGCCATCGTCTGTTCCTTCCATTACATCGGCCAGTGCCTTGGCGTCAGCTATAAAATCCGGAAGCAGCCGGATCGTGCTCTCGGCGAAGTTTTTTCCGTAACCGTGCGCCGTATCGTTACGGTTGTCACGGTACGAAAGCCAGCGCTCGCAGGCTTCCGCGTCAATGAGGTCATGCTTGGCGGCGTAGCGGAAAAGGTCCTTGAAGACCAGTTGGTCCGCCCGACGGTTGTCAGCGAAATAAGCCCTCAGAACTTTTTTCAGCAGGTTGCCGCTCTGCTCCAGAATAATTTCAAACTCTTTTACGCAGGCCGCGCGGTAGGCGTCATAGGCGATTCCATCCGGGTCTGTGCGTTTCAACTCTTCGAGACAGTGTTCAAGAGTGTCAAGGCAGCGTCTGAGAAATTCCGTATCAATGCTCATGGTTTTTGCGGCCTCAAAACCCAGT from Candidatus Dadabacteria bacterium includes:
- a CDS encoding nucleotidyltransferase substrate binding protein; translated protein: MSIDTEFLRRCLDTLEHCLEELKRTDPDGIAYDAYRAACVKEFEIILEQSGNLLKKVLRAYFADNRRADQLVFKDLFRYAAKHDLIDAEACERWLSYRDNRNDTAHGYGKNFAESTIRLLPDFIADAKALADVMEGTDDG